GCGCTGCAGCTGGGGGATGCACACGGCTGGGCGATCATGGACCGGATCCGGGCGACGTCCGGCGATGAGCTGCAGGTGAACCAGGGGTCGCTGTATCCGGCGATCTACCGTCTGAAGCGGCAGGGCCTGATCGGCAGCCACTGGGGTGTGACGGAGAACAACCGGCGCGCGCGCTACTACACGCTGACGGTGAAGGGTCGCGAGCGGCTGGCGGCGGAGCGGCGGGAATGGCAGCGGCTGTCGGAGGCCGTGAACCGGGTCCTTGCCACGCGGACGGTGTGATGTCGGTGTATGAACGGTGGCGCGAGTGGCGCGAGTCGCGCGCGGAGCAGAACGCGGTCGTGGAAGAGATGCAGTTCCACGTCGAGCAGGAGACGGCGCGCAACATCCGCATGGGCATGACCCCGCGGGAGGCACGTCGCGCCGCGCTGACGGCGTTCGGCGGCGTGGACCGGTTCGCGGAAGCCGCGCGCGACGAGCGGCCGGGTACGCGGTGGACGGAGTTCCGCATGTCCTACCTGGACTGGAAGCTCGGCGCCCGGATGCTCGTGAAGCACAAGGGCATGTCGCTGATCGGCGGCATCACGCTGGCGGTGGCGATCGGTCTGGGCGCGGGCTGGTTCGAGATGACGATGATGATGTTCTATCCCGACCTGCCACTGGAGGACGGGGACCGCATTATTCGCATCGAGTACTGGAACCCGGCCACGCTGGATCCCGAGCGGCGCACGATGCACGAGTTCGTGCAGTGGCGCGAAGAGCTCACGACGATCGAGCAGGTCGGCGCACATCGCACGAACCCGCGCAACCTCATGGTTGCCGGCGCACCGCCGCACGTGGTGCGGGTTGCGGAGATCAGTTCGTCCGCGTTCGAAGTCACGGGCGTGCCACCGGTGCTCGGACGGCCGCTGATCGCGGCGGACGAAGCGCAGGAAGCCGGCGATGTCGTAGTCATCGGACACGCCGCGTGGCAGCGTCACTTCGATGGC
This region of Longimicrobiales bacterium genomic DNA includes:
- a CDS encoding PadR family transcriptional regulator, with the protein product MPLKGDLVTGTLDLLVLKALQLGDAHGWAIMDRIRATSGDELQVNQGSLYPAIYRLKRQGLIGSHWGVTENNRRARYYTLTVKGRERLAAERREWQRLSEAVNRVLATRTV